The genomic window CTATGCCACTTTTTACATGAGGCTTTTGATATTAGTTCTGCAGATATTAGCTAGCATGGTAACGTTATCTAGAAGTTATTTTATTACACACCATTGACGTCTTTAGATAGTCCACATGCATCCATGGCTATAAATATACGTATGTAAAAGCGCagaataatttgaaaacaaaatgatTTGACTGCTCCCCAACGAGCGAAGTAACATCGATCTACTTCCCCAAAACTTCCGGTACCAAGACTGGACTCAATTTTCGTTCCGCCTGTACCTTTTCCAAAATATTAGTCATAGAAAAGAATAAGCTCTCCAAGCTGCCGGCCTACATTACTACTAACATGGCTCTGTTAGATTTTAGTTGATTTCCTTTTGAAAAATATTGTAGCCTACCGCAAGACAAAAAAAAGCAACGTTACTTTTATTACCTTTATTGCCTAATGAATACTCCTTTAAAGATATAGAAGTTTTGCCTCTGGGGGTGCTGATGAGCCAACATGTGTCCCTTAGAAAAGGAATTACTGTATCGTCTATTGACCCGAGATAGCAGATTGATTCATATTATGTATATCAGCCATAAAGACAACACTCGAGCCTACATTTGAGAATAAATATTTTCCCTCATTGTTGAACATAAGAGTAGAGGCCTGGCACTCGCCTCTCATCAACCAGCCTGTGTACCGGTAGCAACTGTCCTCTTCATTCTGCAAAGGAAGGTGTGCAATACTTCTCTCTTTTTTAATGTCAACACAAGGTGAGTAATCTAAATAAAAGAATATACCCTTTGATGTATGATTCCTGGCAGCAAAAAGCACATCTCAAATATACAATCAAGTTCCAAGCTGTGACAGAATTAACAATTCACAGTATGAGGCTCAACTCTTGTTGTTACAGGCCTCTAATACAAATGGCCTGTCTTACTTTACATTCCAAAAAACAACATGAATAGCAATGACACACCAATATCCTCAACAAACAGCCTCAACTGCTGCATGAGTTCGCTCGTGTGTACGCAGAAGATGCAATCTGTTGTAAGCCTTCCCACATTCAGTACACACGTatggcttctctcccgtgtggcTGAGCATGTGTCTCTTCAGTGGAGTGGTGCTGTTATAGCGATTTCCACACACGCTGCAGGAgtagggcttctctcctgtgtgtatgcgctTATGTACTGTAAGATAGCAGGACTgggtaaaactcttcccacactgctCACATTTGAATGGTCGTTCTCCAGTGTGGTAACGCTGATGTTTCACCACTTCGGAGTAAGTTAAGAAACTTTTACCGCACTGAGAGCACATATGTGGCCTCTCCCCTGTATGCATGCGATTATGCCTGGTCAGATCAGTCGACTTGgaaaatctcttcccacactGTGAGCAGGGGAAAGGACGCTCCCCTGTATGAGTCTGTAAGTGTTTCTTTAAAAACCGATTGGCCTTGAAAGTCTTTCCACACTCGAGACAAGGGAAGGGTCTCTCCTCTGAGTGACACTGAAGGTGTTTTGACAATTCACCAGAGGACAGAAATCTTTTTCCACAGTCAGGGCAAAGAAagggtctctctcctgtgtgaattctcTCATGTCTAGTCAAGATCTGTAGTTGTGTGAATCTCTTTGGACAATGAGAGCACTGGTAAGGCCGCTCACCTGTATGAGTTCTCTGGTGTTTGATCAAGTTCGATAGCCTTGAGAAATTTTTAGGACAATGGGAACACAGAAATGAACCCTCTTCCTTATGAGCATTCAAATAGTGTTGCCTAAGACAAACTAGCTGCGTGAAGTTAATTTTGCATATTGAACACTGGAATGGTCGCGCGCCATTGTGCATTTGCATGTGTTTTGTGAGGGCATCAGAGTTTTGACATTTCTTCAAACACTGGTTGCACTGCAGCGGGTCACCACCGGAGTGAATCAGCTGGTGTCGCTTCATTTGGGATATCTGACTGAAAGACATGTCACATTCTGGACATTTGTGTTCACCCTCTTCGCTGGGACACTGCTCACTCTCAAGGCCTGCTGGGAGGTTTAACTTGATCGCAAAGTCATCAGAGACTGGCGACTCTGCTAAATGAGCCACACTGCAGTGTGTCTTTAGATCTTCCTCCCGATCGAAGCCCTCTCCACACGCGCAGCACTGGAACGGCCTTGACCCTAGGCCCTTTCGCTGGTGTCTTTTCAAGTCGAAGGAGTACTGGAAAGTCTTCCCACATTGGATGCACCTGTAAGGCCGCTCCCCAGTGTGGGATCTCTGGTGTCTCCTCATATCTGTCGCTCGAGAGAAGGTCTTTCCACACACAGAGCATGTTTTGGAGTGTGATGTATGCCTGCCAGACTTCCCCAGTGTGTGGGGAATGTCTGAGAGACATGGGTTCAGAGGGGTGCTGCTGGAAGACCCTGGAGGGGTTTCTGTTTCATTTTCTCCAGCAGCAAGCATCCTTCTGTACTCCTCTGGGTGAAGCGCTTTAAGGTGTTGCCGGAGGTTCACCTCGTCGGCATGGTTAAAAGAGCACTGAGAGCAGGCGAAGACCAGAGAGGGAGCCTCCACCGTCCCACCTGCAGGGGAACAGAGAAAGGAGAATACTGTATATTTAGAAAGTTATCAAAAATTATAATCCAACTTATTCTAAACCAGGCATCTGGATCATATTCAACATTGCCAAATCTATTCAATTAAAATGATGAAACATTCAGAGAATTCTAACGATATCCAAGTGTACTTATAGTACCATAGAAACCTTGTGTTGATATAACATTGCAAACCTTTATTTCCATTCATTGTGGAGCTGTCAGAAGTGGCGCTGAGGTCTTCAGAGTCTTCCCTAAAGATAGCGATAAAGCACAATTGATGTCCAATGACACTGCacttgattgattttatttgacaGTTTAACAAAGCCATAGAAAGTACAAACATTTTTAAAACGTGACAGGGATAACACAATGAAGTCAATGACACATTTCCATTGTGATCCTTTTAAAGTAAATGGTGAAATTGCTTTAAAACCCTAAGtcccctcccacccctccttCTTACCTTGGGTCTGGAGACCGGTATAAAGGGACACCCCAGGTCCCATTAGCCTCCTCCAATGCCTTGAGCTGCCCTCCATTGGGACCTCTTGATCCCACTGTCTTCATCTGGAGTCTTGTGTTTCTTCTCAATGGTTGAGAGGGGGAGGACATTTGGAGAGGCAGGACACTGACGTCCAGTCTCTGGAACCCTAATGTGGGTTTTTGGTGCAGACAGGATGGGACCAGTTCTGGCTGGTTCATTACTTGTTGTGGCGTACATTGGGAACTTCCTTGATCCGTGACAGTTTGGGGGACATAACCAGCTTCATTTCTCTCCTGCTCGTCCTTCTCAAGCCCCTCCTCTGTGAAATCATTTTCTTCATGTGGGTTCTCATTGTGGTTGGACGGTCTGTCAATTGTATTCTCTGCACATATAGGCCCAACTAACTCCGGATGTTCAACATGCTCCACCTCCTCATAAATAATTTCCACCTCTCTATTCATTGACTCcagatccacacacacatcccccaccTCTGCGCAGAAAACGGCTTCCTCTATGTTCATGGCACTGGTTTTCTCTGAAACAAGCGCAGCGTCTCCGTTAGGATGCCCCACTTCCTCACAAataacctccacttctccctcttGACGTTCTTCCTCGCTTGCATTGGCTACCATCTCCCGCTCTTCCCCATTCAAGTCAGCCTGACTGTCTCTTTGGTTCTGTGACTCAGTCTTCTCTATACTAAACTCCCTTTCCTCTCTGGTGTATGTACAGGTCCCCAGCTCCACTTCTGCATACTCAGTCACTACTACAGACTCTGTTTCCATCTCTTCACCATATAAGGCTGGGTCCATACAACCATCCATCAACTCTGATTGgatctctgtttctgtctttctaGTGGCCACCACCACTAccggagtgagagacagagaggagaagatgCAGTCGCCAGCAGCGGAGGAAGAAGTTGCTGATTGAGAGGTAAAAGGAGACAATTACAGTGAGatgttatttattttaataaactGCTGGGATATGAATAAAGGGGGAATGTTACAATCCTAAAAGCATTTCCTTGAATCATTCAAATGTAACAATTTGCATACCTCCTTTACTaattctggatttttgttttttttaagtggTTTACCATTGGTGTCCAAATATCCTAGTTCTCTATGATGTTGCAGTAGAGTCTTCAACTGCAGAGGCTGAGATAGAGAGTTGACACACTCTTCCAAGACAGAGGGTCCAGCATTGAGCCAAGACACTGTCTACGAGATGGGGAGCACACATTAATATAATATGCAATCAATCAAAATCGGTCCAGTTGTTCTTAAATAAAATATTCTAAATGCCCATTATCTTAAATAAAATGCTCCAAGATGTCTCATGTCTAATACATATACTGAGTAACCAATGCAATGTTTTGTGAAGAGTGCTGCAGTGAGATGAGATGTGTCAGCATGTTAATTCATCGTGGGCATTATGACATGAAAGAAAGATGCAGACATTCTTTATGCAAACATTCAAACAAGACAACTTTATTCACAAGCTCATGCTTGATAACGGAGGTCTGAGGAGTGGTCTAATGACGAGGTTCTGCCTGAGTACCTGTTTGAGGTCTGGTACTGGAAGGAGCTGCTCCAGCCTGGAGAGAAACTCCCACATTAATCCTTGCAGGGCAGAGTCATACTTGGGTCCATAGTCTACAGGAAACACTTCCTAATGGGAGAGATGAaaaagacaggggggggggggtcaattatTTGGCTGGCTACTTTTCACATAGAATTTTTCTTTCAAATATTAAATGTAGCCTAAGAACATGAAGCGGTAGGTTTATTATCAcaaaaaaacatagaaaatgtaGCCTAGATACTACTGGTTTCATCTGTTTTGTTATACCAATGTTGACGGACCATACAAATGTTCACACTTTggtgtttaaaaaaacatatactGACCTGGAAGAAATGTTCCCTCTCAACTGGGTCTTGGATAAGAGTTTGTACCAGTGCAAGGAAATTTGATTTAGAGGCTTCTGCTTCTGCACAACAAAACTGGGGAAATAACATCTTGAATAAATGTACTGTAATTCTGACAAGATCGAGTGAGAGAACATCATTACAGAGGATTGAGGAATATCTTAAGACTCACGTCTGGATCCCCCGGATGTGATCTTGCAGCGTGGATCCTGTCCAGATGGCTCTGAAGTCCTGCTGTCTGCTCCGTGCGGCACAACTCCAAAACCaactggggggaaaaaaacagattAATCCTACAAGAACACTGTTGGGTGAACAACTTGGCCTAACCTTTCTCTTCAAATATTCCATTACCTGTTGTTTCATGAATAAAATAGAATTCCTTGCAACTCATTACTAAATTAACCATGTTCTTTTCAAGTCACATGACAAATCTGGATATATAGATTTTGTGGTTTTCATTCCTGGTCCTTTTGGACAGTGAAAAATGTGTGCGTGTGGGCGCTACGACAGAGTCAAAGTTACTGCAAATAATCATCACCTCGGTCTCTCACCTTTGCTCGTAAGCCCAACATGAGCTGGGTTCTCTGTCTGAAACTGAGCAGCTCTGGAACCGTCTCTGTAGCAAATGTCACAAACTCTTCCAGCTTCCCGTATCCCATTATATCCCCTCGTTGGGCCACTTGCCACATCGCTGCAGAAAACAGCCGCAGCGGTGGGATGAACAGGCGCAGGGCAGGTAGAGGAAAAGATAACCCTATGAATGAACATATCGCAGGCAGTAAGCAGCTGCACTGACTGGGCTAAACAAGAGCACACATTGCTAGGCTATGACTAGAAAGAGGAAAACATTGATACTACTTGCTATAGCTAACTACGCATTGCATTTTAAATAGATTATGTCTGAATGCAGATCGCATAAAAGCGATCACAAATGGAAATATGCATCGATTTCATACAGTTACACCATAAGTAGCTAGCTACAGGGCTACAATTGGAAAGTTGGCTTGCTAGCTGGAACCCCTGCCTGCTCTGCTTCTGTCTGGTGGAAGCTCTCAATCAGTTCCCTGCGACAACTATAAACGTACCCGTATTCACCACCGGCTCCGTTAAATTCCTATAATCCATTATTATCAGTCACAGGGACGTCCTAAACTAAACCCAAGCAATCATTGATTCATTTGGCTGAAATATCTGTTTACCTGGAAGTtattcttttttttctcattttgcagGAAGTCGCTTAAAAAAACATTAGTTCCGGTTTATATTCGCCTTCAGAATAAAAGTTACGATCATGGGAAACGCTATATCACAGATTGAACAATGAGACAGGTACTGGATGTATAAATATGAAGCATCCGCTTGGCCTTTCCACTCGGAAGCCCACTGACGGGCaatgggagaagatggaacgagatggattttggcctaCATTCTCAACATTTTCTCAttaatgaaacatttgatctcaatacagttttctgttcccaaaactaaaatATGTTATGAATAGAGTGGTCTAAGTTTTGTCTAAGTTTTTTTAAAGCGCGTTATTTAGGAGTGAAAAgtcgaattgagttattgcacacgtgcatttcagagtaggcgttccctaacggataTATGCAGATGTTTGCTAGAACgggccaataggatctcgctctctcgtgcttggctctgcccacctccttgcttgttcttcCTACGAAAACTCATCTGTTCCCATTGGAAActacaggctgtggtctatcttggtttagttatacaaATCTCTGGCTATATCGTCTCTAGTAATCAGTGAATCATCTCACAGATGCTAATATAATGCAATAAACTCCTCTGATGTTGCCAAAAAAAGTGAATTtaattcaaatgacaaaatcaTATACAGCACGTTTCATACAATattaaaataaaggttaataaaagAAATGTAACCATACAAATAAAGAGTGCATTCTTAATGAAAAGTTCAGCTATCACAGAAAAAACAATACTTGAAGTATTGGACTGGATATACCCACTATGATAAGTAGCTTAAAGGAAAATTACACCCAAAAacgatctttaaaaaaaaatgtaattagtcCATTGATGATGTTTCGCTTGTCAGGAATCAAGATTTTAAGATATGTAACTtttaaagtgcattcggaaagtattcagagcccttgactttttccacattttatgttacaaCCTACACAATACCGAAGGTTACATATGTAACCACGGTTATGTGAGCTAtttggatcactccaatatattggtatCACTCCACGGCGGAGGGATACATCCGAGGTGAGGATTAACAGATTTACTCCTGTGTACACCTGTGTCACGGCTGGGGTCcgctcttatatatatatatatatatatatattcgaaCCCATGGCTGTGACATGCGTTCTCTACATCATTTTTTGAGGCGACTCTAGCACCGTAGAGGATTGGAGTGATCCAAATAGCTCACATAACCGTGGTTACATGCATAACTTTCGTTATATTTGACTATATTGGATCCCTCCAATATATTGGTATACCTGACCAGCCTGCGGCGAAATCCCAGTGCGGGACCGAGACGCAGGGGCCGTCAATGTGGAAGGGGAGGCCAGGACCGCTGAACCAACCGCAGAGGGAGGTGCCACATTTACCTGATAGTACTTAGCAAAACGTGCATGAGGACAAAGCAGACAAAGAGCTGGTCTGTTGTTCTAACTGACCGTGTCCCCTCCACATAGGCAGCCAGTGCCCTCACAGGGCACAACATGCCGGAGGGAGGCCCAGAATCCCCCGCCACTGCCGGGGGGTCGTAAGCAGACAGGATAAAAGTTATGTTCACATGCCTGTCTGATAGAACCTTCGGGAGGAATAAAGGGTTGGGGCGGTGAGATGTACTTCTCCCCCCTGGGTCCATCCAGTAGCACTCAGAACTTACTGAAAGAGCATGGAGCTCACCCACCCTCTTCATGGTAGTAATCGCTACCAAGAAGCCACCTTCATAGAGAGGTGTTTCAGGTAGGCAGACTCCAACGGTTTGAAAGGCAGAATTGGATGAGTGCCAAGACCACATCCAGATCGCAGCTCGCCATTGAGCGGGTCCGTGCTGGACGCAGGcgatctaaaggactctcaaaccatgagaaacaagattttctggtctgatgaaaccaagattgaactctttggcctgaatcccaagcgtcacgcctggaaaaaacctagcaccatccctacagtgaagcatggtggcagcatcatgctgttgggatgtttttcagcagcagggactgggagactagtcaggatcaaggaaaaTATGtttagagcaaagtacagagagatccttgatgaaaacctgctcaggaccgcagactgggaaaggttcaccttccaacaggacaacgaccctaagcacacagccaagacaatgcaggagtgggttCGGGATAAGtttctgaaagtccttgagtggtccagccagaacccagacttgAACCAGATACATCATTTTTGGAGtatcctgaaaatagctgtggagcgactctccacatccaacctgacagagcttgagaggatctgcagagaagaacgggagaaactccccaaatacaggtgtgtcaagcttgtagcgtcatacccaagaagactcgaggctgtaatcactgctaaaggtgcttcaacaaagtactgagtacagggtctgaatacttatgtaaatatgatatcgttttttttttttttatatatatatatttgcaaacatttctaaaaaactgttttttgctttgtcattatggggtattgtgtttagattagagggggaaaaacattttttttaaataaagctgtaatgtaacaaaatgtcaaggggtctaaatacttttcaaatgcactgtacgtcaacaatggactaatgaaacaaataccaaaatatatgtttttgggTGGATTTGTCCATCAAGTAAATTCAGTTGCCCATTGGTCATTTAGATTCTCTTTACAAATGACTTACAATCAATACTTGCAGCCGACTCTACACAACATTTTAGATGATCTATTCAAAATATCCACTTAACTAATCTGACGGACCTAGTTATTAAATCTATCcaaaagaaaaataaaaaaaaacattcaacaaCTGATATGCAAATGTACAACAGTAACTCAATTTTCattgagggagtgagtgagttgGTGAGCCTTGAGGCATCGAATTTGGGTGAAAGATTCCCCACATTCCCCACATACATGCTTCTCTGTATGGGTTTTCTGGTGCCTTTTCATATGATGAGAAAATCTGAAACGTTTGTCACAAACGCTGCATGAaaatggcttctctcctgtgtgaagtCGTTGGTGTGATTTCAGGTAACCTGACTGGATGAAGGACTTTCCACAGTCTTGACATTTGTATGGTCTCTCACCAGTATGGTATCTTTCATGCAACCTCCTTTCATTTGCTGTGATGAAGGTTTTTTCGCAATAGGAGCATGGAAATGGTCTTTCTCCTGTGTGAGTGAGTTCGTGTCTTTTTAATGACACTGCTTTGTAAAACTGCTTTCCACAGACTGTACAGGTAAATCTCACCCCCTCGTGAACTTGATCAATGTGTGTATTCAGCTGAATCTTTGTCCGATAAGTCATGTCACACTGCGAACAAGAAAAGGGTTTCTCCTCTGAGTGAGTCCCCATATGCACCGACAGTTCAGAAGCGGCCCTGTAGCTCTTTCCACATTGCCAGCACAGGAacggcttttctcctgtgtgctTCCTACTGTGTATTGTTAGAGAATTGGCTGTTCTGAATTTTTCTGGACAAACAGAACACTGGTACAGGTACTCTCCCGAGTGAACCCTCTCATGGATGACAAGGTACGATAACTGAGTGAAGGTTTTCTCACATTGAGAGCAGGGGTATGGTCCTGTGAATTTATGTTGATGCAGATAATGTTCTCTCAGACGCCCCAACAGGGTAAAGGTCTTCTCACACATGGTACACTGGATTTCTTTGTGCATCAGCTTGTGTCTGTCAAAGGCAATGGAGTTTGGGTATATCCTTCCACAATCAGAGCAATAGAATGGATTGTGAATTCGTTTGTGTGTTCTTAGGGAGGATGAGCCTTTGAATTCCTTGTCGCATTCATCACATTTGAATACCACCTTTCTTTCTTCCTCCTTGCATTCTGCCCTTGTGTCATCAGTGGCTAGCAgttcaccagcctcctctggagtAGCATCCTCTTGTTGCTGGTCCACCAACTTAGATGCTTCTTCTTGGTTCACCTTCAGACAGATATCCCTCTGGTGTTTCTTTAAACCATGCATGTACTTGAAGCGCTGTTCACAATTGCCACATTGATAAGGACGCTCATCTGAATGGGATCTCATATGAATAGCCATTCCTGAAGCACGGTTAAAAATCTTCCCACACACAGTGCATGGTTTGGGTTCTTTGAGAGTCGGCACTGAAGTAGCAGCTGTGATGAGGGTCCCAGTGTCGTTTTCCTTGGTAGTGAGAGGACTGCTGCAACCTTCGGTTTTAACTTCCGCTTGTTGCTGGTCCACACTCTGACCCAAGTCTTCTAGGATGCCCTCGTGGCCAAGGATTTCCTGATGTTTCTTCAAGGTATCTTTGTACTTAAAACTTCTCTCACAAATAGCACAATGAAAGGGACGCTCCTTTGAGTGAGATTTCAAGTGCCTTTCCATGTCTGAGGTACGAGTCAAAATCCTACCACAGACACAACAGGTTTTTGAGTCGGACAGCCCTTTGTGAGATGGTTGCGGGTTTTCATCAGTGCCAAGAGACCCAGTGCTACCCATTGATTGGGATTCATCTTTCTCTGGCTGCGGTTTCCCCTTCTGTTGTGACAAGTTTTGACCAACCTGACCTAAATCTTCCTGGTTCACTTTCTTACACAAAtctctctggtgcctcttcaaatCATATGAATACTTGAATCTCTTATCACAATTTACACACCAAAATGGATGCTCTTTTGAGTGGGATCTCATGTGCCTGGCCATGTCTGAAGTACGAGTGAAAAACCTCCTACACAAAGAGCATGTTTTGGTGTCCAGAGGTCTTTTCTGTGTTAGCCCTGATGGAGAGAGCGTCTTAAGGGGTGATGTGTTCGGAGATTTGCTAGTTGAGGGTTGTGGGATCTCTTCTTTATTTTCCCAATCAACCAAAGTTGAGAGGTTATTTTCACAAACTCCTTGCTGGTGTCTCTTCAGATCATAAAGATCCTTGAAGCCTATTGCACATTTGAGGCACTTAAACCTATGATCATGATCTTGAGTGTGGCTTCGCTGGTGCCTTCTAAAGGACGTGGCACGAGCAAAAGTCCTCCCACAGTCGGGGCATGTCTTCCTGAACGGGCCTCTTTTGCATGACTTCCTCAGGGAGGTGTGCACCTTGGAGGAGGATGGCTGTTGGATTGCCCGCTCGGAAGAATCCGTTTTACATGGTTTTTGTACTTTTGACCGTATTTTCTTGATCTGCAGCCTCTTGCTTTGTTTTGAGGTTTGAACATGAATTCCGGTGACAGCTTGATTGTCCGTTTCCACACTTACAGGCTTCCTATTCATAGCAAGCTCCTTCTCAGTAAATGCGTCTctttgatcttcatctggtgcAAGTAGTCCTCCATTTTTCTCTATTGTACCCTCCACCAACCCTTTTCCTTCCACTCTAGCCAAACATTCTGATTGTGAATCTACTTCTGTGGCAGTCACCACACGTAcatgtggagggagagacagagaggagaggatgtagtCACCAAAGGATGATGGAGTTTCTTTTTGTGCAAGGGGGAGACAAAAGACAGGTTGAACTGAATTAATATATTTTCTGCAACAGTGTTTGACCAACGTCATACATGTCAACTACATTTCCACAATCTTATataattgttatttatttatttaatttcagtttCATATTCCATTTGGTGCCCAACCCATGACTTACAAGACACTATTCATCAAGCACTTGTgcaaaaaaacacaacaacaaaatgaCATTTTACACAATTCATATTTGCATCATGTACAACTAGCTTATACTTCAAATATTTGCAATTTTGGCACAGCCAAtccaagcaacaacaaaaaaaagtgtttttttgtcacatacaccagataggtgtagtgaaatgtgttgttttacatggtCAGCCATAGTAATACAGCACCCCTGGAGAAAATGAgggttgagtgccttgctcaagtgcaaagacagattttcaccttgtcggctcagatATTTGAACCAGGaacctctcggttactggcccaacgctctaggctacctgctatgGATCCTCTGAGTCTGTACGATACTCACCGATGGAATCCAAATGTCCACGTTTTCTGTGGTACTGGAGCAGGGTCCTCAATTGTTTGGGGTCAGGTACAAACTGTACACATTTCTCCAGGGCAGAGGGGACAGCATTTAACAAGGAGGCAGTCttgagagagaggagcatggtTTCAAAGCATTAACAACTGCATACTCATGTCCAACACAGTTTTTTAAACATgaaaatattattgattattactTGGTATTCTTTACTTCTATTTCCCCAAGCTGATTAGATTAAGGTGTTATTCATTCTTATTACCTGTTCAAGGTCTGGTATGGGAAGTAACTTCTCAAGTCTGGAAAGGAATTCTAACATCAGCATCTGTATTGCAGTGTCATACTTGGGCCCAAATTCCACAGGGAAGACGTCCTAGGAGAGAATAAATTAATGTAATAATTAATGTCAATAATTAGCCTAGTATTTGCCTTTTGTAACCTAGACCAGCAAACTTTTTGGCTCAAGGGCCACATCGGGGTTTCAAAATTCCGAGGGCCACACAGCTTTTGTTAGTCAAGATAAGGGCAGTTATCTGAAATTATATAGGTCCATTATTATTTCTAcatactttctatttggtttcatGTGTTAAAATGTAGCCTGGAGttatttttttatccaaaataATCATGGGACTGGATAGGGAAGTCAAGCAGAAAGAGGTGGTCACTT from Oncorhynchus mykiss isolate Arlee chromosome 15, USDA_OmykA_1.1, whole genome shotgun sequence includes these protein-coding regions:
- the LOC110490800 gene encoding zinc finger protein 14-like isoform X2; the encoded protein is MSKSQRKWYCGFVFTRLGVLDVQHGVSSLNFPMWQVVQRGDVQDYGMLEEFVTTVTDIVPELLSCSQRAQLILGLRARMVLELCRTEQTADQDIQQHLARIRSLISTGEAESGDAEVELSESKFVELVESLLKDPSERENFYQDVFPVEFGPKYDTAIQMLMLEFLSRLEKLLPIPDLEQTASLLNAVPSALEKCVQFVPDPKQLRTLLQYHRKRGHLDSIETPSSFGDYILSSLSLPPHVRVVTATEVDSQSECLARVEGKGLVEGTIEKNGGLLAPDEDQRDAFTEKELAMNRKPVSVETDNQAVTGIHVQTSKQSKRLQIKKIRSKVQKPCKTDSSERAIQQPSSSKVHTSLRKSCKRGPFRKTCPDCGRTFARATSFRRHQRSHTQDHDHRFKCLKCAIGFKDLYDLKRHQQGVCENNLSTLVDWENKEEIPQPSTSKSPNTSPLKTLSPSGLTQKRPLDTKTCSLCRRFFTRTSDMARHMRSHSKEHPFWCVNCDKRFKYSYDLKRHQRDLCKKVNQEDLGQVGQNLSQQKGKPQPEKDESQSMGSTGSLGTDENPQPSHKGLSDSKTCCVCGRILTRTSDMERHLKSHSKERPFHCAICERSFKYKDTLKKHQEILGHEGILEDLGQSVDQQQAEVKTEGCSSPLTTKENDTGTLITAATSVPTLKEPKPCTVCGKIFNRASGMAIHMRSHSDERPYQCGNCEQRFKYMHGLKKHQRDICLKVNQEEASKLVDQQQEDATPEEAGELLATDDTRAECKEEERKVVFKCDECDKEFKGSSSLRTHKRIHNPFYCSDCGRIYPNSIAFDRHKLMHKEIQCTMCEKTFTLLGRLREHYLHQHKFTGPYPCSQCEKTFTQLSYLVIHERVHSGEYLYQCSVCPEKFRTANSLTIHSRKHTGEKPFLCWQCGKSYRAASELSVHMGTHSEEKPFSCSQCDMTYRTKIQLNTHIDQVHEGVRFTCTVCGKQFYKAVSLKRHELTHTGERPFPCSYCEKTFITANERRLHERYHTGERPYKCQDCGKSFIQSGYLKSHQRLHTGEKPFSCSVCDKRFRFSHHMKRHQKTHTEKHVCGECGESFTQIRCLKAHQLTHSLNEN
- the LOC110490800 gene encoding zinc finger protein 14-like isoform X1, coding for MSKSQRKWYCGFVFTRLGVLDVQHGVSSLNFRPPLLLPSLRLFIPPLRLVSAAMWQVVQRGDVQDYGMLEEFVTTVTDIVPELLSCSQRAQLILGLRARMVLELCRTEQTADQDIQQHLARIRSLISTGEAESGDAEVELSESKFVELVESLLKDPSERENFYQDVFPVEFGPKYDTAIQMLMLEFLSRLEKLLPIPDLEQTASLLNAVPSALEKCVQFVPDPKQLRTLLQYHRKRGHLDSIETPSSFGDYILSSLSLPPHVRVVTATEVDSQSECLARVEGKGLVEGTIEKNGGLLAPDEDQRDAFTEKELAMNRKPVSVETDNQAVTGIHVQTSKQSKRLQIKKIRSKVQKPCKTDSSERAIQQPSSSKVHTSLRKSCKRGPFRKTCPDCGRTFARATSFRRHQRSHTQDHDHRFKCLKCAIGFKDLYDLKRHQQGVCENNLSTLVDWENKEEIPQPSTSKSPNTSPLKTLSPSGLTQKRPLDTKTCSLCRRFFTRTSDMARHMRSHSKEHPFWCVNCDKRFKYSYDLKRHQRDLCKKVNQEDLGQVGQNLSQQKGKPQPEKDESQSMGSTGSLGTDENPQPSHKGLSDSKTCCVCGRILTRTSDMERHLKSHSKERPFHCAICERSFKYKDTLKKHQEILGHEGILEDLGQSVDQQQAEVKTEGCSSPLTTKENDTGTLITAATSVPTLKEPKPCTVCGKIFNRASGMAIHMRSHSDERPYQCGNCEQRFKYMHGLKKHQRDICLKVNQEEASKLVDQQQEDATPEEAGELLATDDTRAECKEEERKVVFKCDECDKEFKGSSSLRTHKRIHNPFYCSDCGRIYPNSIAFDRHKLMHKEIQCTMCEKTFTLLGRLREHYLHQHKFTGPYPCSQCEKTFTQLSYLVIHERVHSGEYLYQCSVCPEKFRTANSLTIHSRKHTGEKPFLCWQCGKSYRAASELSVHMGTHSEEKPFSCSQCDMTYRTKIQLNTHIDQVHEGVRFTCTVCGKQFYKAVSLKRHELTHTGERPFPCSYCEKTFITANERRLHERYHTGERPYKCQDCGKSFIQSGYLKSHQRLHTGEKPFSCSVCDKRFRFSHHMKRHQKTHTEKHVCGECGESFTQIRCLKAHQLTHSLNEN